From the genome of Phytohabitans rumicis, one region includes:
- a CDS encoding SCO2522 family protein, translating into MSIFEEGPSATRVASLPLSHLSVQLGHVPAEDLSAGPGRLRHHFRLIAPWLATARDTVARVVPGGKTRISTCFVVDDYHLAPPPPAEVLPMVIDAARASDISIDYIVRSSACAGADGISPVQILLDHIVEEPAVGSNGTRPPVQETGWLSNGRRSPSAALVDPVSLPSAWAPPAQHAPRGHSIFLDVELWNDISGRRVWSDALLASAVQMLRLGLLRYQGQPVHPPHPWDGEFPADWDLLPPVLRVNPTAAPFSAYRTSTVLDSRLTAEAYAVRTILGQVAVNAAVVDPIRHRAVGETLDLPFETVDRIVYVFVG; encoded by the coding sequence ACCGGCTGAGGACCTCAGCGCCGGACCTGGTCGGTTGCGTCACCACTTCAGGCTGATCGCACCGTGGCTGGCGACGGCGCGCGACACCGTCGCCCGGGTGGTGCCCGGCGGAAAAACCCGGATCAGCACCTGCTTCGTCGTCGACGACTACCACCTGGCACCGCCACCGCCCGCGGAGGTCCTGCCGATGGTGATCGATGCCGCACGCGCCAGCGACATCTCGATCGACTACATCGTGCGATCGTCGGCCTGTGCCGGGGCCGACGGCATATCCCCGGTGCAGATCCTGCTCGATCACATCGTCGAGGAGCCCGCGGTCGGCAGCAACGGCACGCGGCCGCCCGTTCAGGAAACCGGGTGGCTGAGCAACGGCCGGCGCAGTCCGTCGGCGGCCCTGGTCGACCCGGTTTCCCTGCCCAGCGCCTGGGCGCCGCCGGCACAGCATGCTCCCCGCGGGCACTCGATCTTCCTCGACGTGGAGCTGTGGAACGATATCAGCGGTCGGCGCGTCTGGTCGGACGCCCTCCTGGCGAGCGCGGTGCAGATGCTCCGGCTCGGCCTGCTGCGGTACCAGGGGCAACCGGTCCATCCGCCGCATCCGTGGGATGGCGAGTTTCCGGCGGACTGGGACCTGTTGCCGCCCGTGCTCCGGGTCAATCCGACCGCCGCGCCGTTCAGCGCCTACCGGACGTCGACGGTACTGGACAGCCGCCTCACCGCCGAGGCGTACGCGGTCCGGACGATCCTCGGCCAGGTCGCCGTCAACGCGGCGGTCGTCGACCCGATCAGACACCGCGCGGTGGGTGAGACACTCGACCTGCCGTTCGAGACCGTCGACCGGATCGTCTACGTCTTCGTCGGCTGA